The region CTTAGCTTATACCTCAGACAAAACAGGTATGGTCCAGGAATCTCCTGATCGGTGCATTTCTAGCCATGTGACTGTTGGATCCCTAGTTTTAACCCCACTTACCTCTGCGTCCTGTTTCTGCTTCTTCGCAACCACTCCCGTCTTAAGGAACACACCGCCCCGGCGCTTCCCCACCTGGGTTAGGGGATAGAAGACTGAAACCGTTACAGGGGTCCTTGCAGGTGGATTGCCAATGAAGGAAACTACACCAGAGCAGAGGGACTACATTTAGCCTCCTGCTGCACCACCAGTGAGAGCATCCCTAGCCTTTACTGTATCATTTTGTCAGTGAATGGTGTCTAATTataaacaatgattttttatttatttaaatcactgGAATGTGTGGCAATTATAAATCACATATGGATAAAAATTTCACCATGTATTAAATTAAATCCCAGTTTTTCAGCTTGGGTGAGTTGAGCTACTGCTATCTCATCTTACAACTGCTAGACCCCTTACAAAGCTGGTCACAGGAGGGGCCTTCTTTTCCACTGAGGTGTGTCCTTGCTCGGGGGCTATCGCCTTTCCACCTGTTAGCTGCGCCTCCTTTTTGCTCTTCtcttcctccatcttcttcttaaAAATTTCCATGAAGCTGCCGTCGTTGGCGAACACATTGGCTACCGCAGGCGCCGCTGCTGCGGGGCTGCTGGAGGGGGACGCCGGATTGGAGTCCTCGCTGCTGCTTCCGCCGCCAGTCTTGTGTTTGCCGGGGGCTCGTTTAGGATCCATATCTCTTGGTGTAACTTTCATAAACAGACACACAGTCCGACGAGTCAAAGCGAGCGACTCTTACTACTCGGAatggctttgtttttctttagctaGCTTAAAAAAGCTAGCCAACTACCACTTGGAAGCAGGAAAGACGGACATAAGAATATACTGTTTCAGCtacaaaaaataagtaaattaaggtccaagtgaaataaaaaaacgtaAATTTTCCGGTGTACAAATGTTACAGTtggaaagaaacaaaagcaaacgCAAGCTAGCCTGCTAACGTGGCTAACGTGTTTTTTTAAGGCCTCCCGGTGAGAAACGAACTTCCTTCCACCTTAAACTCCTGTATCGGAGGTTTCAGCACATTAAAATCTAGTTTTCGATGCGAAATAAGCTTCAAATACAAGCTACATAAAAGATTTATCAACGCTAACTTTTACCACCCATCACTGTCGATCggccatgttttttattttctttctaatcgCGCTGGGGCTCTAGCGCCTCCTACTGCGCCGGTGTTGCACCAAATTATGTGATCATTCCACATGGCGACTCCAGGGGGCGCTGTCGAGACGCTGTGCTGAAACACAGACGGTCACGTATTCTAGTACCTATTGCAAAATGTGACCGTACACTTAAAGcaaagcattttatttagaaTGTTTTCGTGTGCCTTTCTTTATTCTCTCATATATAAAAGGAACTGTATTTACCACTGTCTTGAGAAGTGGTAATAGAAGTAAAAACAGGGGGTCAGTGACCATAGTGGGACAGAAT is a window of Girardinichthys multiradiatus isolate DD_20200921_A chromosome Y, DD_fGirMul_XY1, whole genome shotgun sequence DNA encoding:
- the LOC124864099 gene encoding telomerase RNA component interacting RNase-like isoform X1, with protein sequence MKVTPRDMDPKRAPGKHKTGGGSSSEDSNPASPSSSPAAAAPAVANVFANDGSFMEIFKKKMEEEKSKKEAQLTGGKAIAPEQGHTSVEKKAPPVTSFVRGLAVVGKRRGGVFLKTGVVAKKQKQDAEAEAGKSDAWSKYMAEVKKYKAHQCSDDDKTRPLVK
- the LOC124864099 gene encoding telomerase RNA component interacting RNase-like isoform X3; protein product: MKVTPRDMDPKRAPGKHKTGGGSSSEDSNPASPSSSPAAAAPAVANVFANDGSFMEIFKKKMEEEKSKKEAQLTVSFIGNPPARTPVTVSVFYPLTQVGKRRGGVFLKTGVVAKKQKQDAEAEAGKSDAWSKYMAEVKKYKAHQCSDDDKTRPLVK
- the LOC124864099 gene encoding telomerase RNA component interacting RNase-like isoform X2, whose translation is MKVTPRDMDPKRAPGKHKTGGGSSSEDSNPASPSSSPAAAAPAVANVFANDGSFMEIFKKKMEEEKSKKEAQLTGGKAIAPEQGHTSVEKKAPPVTSFVGKRRGGVFLKTGVVAKKQKQDAEAEAGKSDAWSKYMAEVKKYKAHQCSDDDKTRPLVK